The nucleotide sequence CCGATCGTGTTGCCGAGCGCCAGGGCCAGCACCCGGTCGCCGGTCGGAAGTAGGTCGGAGAGCACCACGTCGGCGACCACCACCACCAGCCACCCGGCGACGGTGCACGCCGCGGGCACCCGGGCGTCGTGGCGGGCGTAGAGCGCCCGCGACAGCAGGGCGAGCAGGCCGTAGCCGACCAGGCCCGGCGCGAACGCCACGATCCCCTGGGCGAGCGCGCCGACGTCGGCGTGCCGGCCGACGCCCTCCACGAGCAGCCGGGCGACCGGCCAGGCCGCCGCGATCAGCATCGCCATCGCCACGACGGAGACTGCGACGACCGCGCGGGTCACCTGGCCCGTCGTACGCCGGTAGCCGGCTGCGTCGCCGTCCTGCGCGGCGGTCGACAGGCGCGGGAACGCCGCCGTGGCGAGCGGAACAGCGAGCACCGCCCACGGCACCAGGAACACGGTCTGCGCCAGGGCGTAGACGACGACGGTGCCGCCGGCGGTGCGCTCGTTGGCCAGCCGCAGCGCTATCGCGACCGACACCTGCTGCGCGATCAGGGCGGCGACCCCGGCGGCCGCCAACTGACGGGCCCGCCGGGCGGCGCCGGGCGGGAACCGCAGCGTCGGGACGAGCCGCAGCCCGGTCCGGCGCAGCGGCACCAGTAGCGAGAGGGACAGCACGGCGACGCCGAGCGTGGTGCCGATCGAGAGGGTCAGCTCGGCGCCCCGGCCGAGCCCCGCGATCGACGACGAGAAACCCGCCTCGAGCCGATAGGTGAGGTAGGCGCCGATGACCACCAGGCTGGACAGCAGCGGGGCGAGCGCCGGGCCGGCGAACCGCTCGTGCGCCTGCAGTACGCCGGCGAGCACGATCCCGACGCCGTAGAGCACGATCTGGGGCGCGAAGACGACCAGCATCCGCGCGCCGAGGTCGACCGCGCCGGCGCAGGTGGTGCCGCCCAGCAGCAGCCCGACCACCGGCCGGGCGAAGATCGCCACAGCCAGCGCGAGCGGCGCTAGCAGGAGCACCGTCCAGGTCAGCAGCGCGGACGCGGTGTGCCGCACCCGGGCGCGGTCGCCGGCACTGACGCCGGCCGCGAGCAGCGGGACGACGAGGCTGGCCAGCGCCCCGCCGGCCGCGATCTCGTAGAGGATGTTGGGCACCGTGTTGGCGGTCTGGTAGGTGCTGCCCACGCAGGTCGGGCCGACGGTACGGGCGAAGACGAGCTGCCGCCCGAAGCCGGCGACCCGCGCGCAGACGGTGAGGACGGCGATGAGCAGCGCACCGTGCGCGATGCCGCGCGCCACCTGCCGGGTCGCATCCGGGGTGGGTGCGCGACCGCCGGGCTGGACCGTCGTACTCATCGGGATGGCCCGTCGGGCCGTCGACCGAGCGCGTCGAGTTCACGCAGGCCGGGCGTGGCCCTGATGACCCGGCTGAAGCTCGCCACCTCGCTGAGCGCGGTGAGCCCGGCGATGCCGGCGAGCAGCGCCCAGCGACGGCGGCCGGACACGCCGGCGGCGAGCCGGACGCCGAGGATCGCGCCGACCGCGTTGGCGCCGGCGTCGCCGAGCATCGTGCGCTCCCCCAGATCGTCGCCGAGCAGCGCGACGGCGACGCCGAGCGGCCCGGCGACCATGGCGCCGTTGCGGCCCCGCAGCAGCGGCGCGCCGATCAGCAGCGCCGCCTTCAGGGCCCGGCCCGGCCGCAGGTCGAGGAGGTTGAGGAGGTTGGCGGTGCCGGCGACGATCCCGCCGGCCACGAGCCGGTCCACCGGTCCCCGGGCCACGGGTCCGGCCGCGACGACCCCGGCGGCGCCGATCCCGGCGACCTTCGCGACCCCACTGGTGACCCGGCCGTCGGCCAGCGCGCGCAGGTGCCCGCGGAAGCCCTTGTCCGGCGCCGGATCCGGCCGGCAGTCGTCGTAGCCGCCGACGACGCCCGCGGCCAGACCGGCGAGCGCGACGCTGCGGCGCAGCCCGGCCGACGGCGCCCCCGCCGCGGCGGATACGGCTCCGGCCAGCGCGACGACCGGGCCGGCGTGCAGGCTGACCGGCCGCCCGCGGTAGTTGAGCCGGGTCCAGGAGGCGCCGCCGCCCGGCAGCCGGTCCCGCGGCACGGCCAGAAGTGCCCGGGCAAGACCCGCGCCGGCCAGGGCCAGCACCGGGCACCGCAACGTGTTCACTGCCCGTTTGACGGGAAGGTCGATTCGGCGTTGCCGGCGATGCCGTACTGCCCGGTCTTCCCCTTGCTCTGGTCGGCGAGCGCGAGCACGGTGATGACCTGCCCGGACGCGCGATCGGCGTCATCCACTGTGGACACCTTGGCCGAGATCGCCTTGTCCTGCCGGATGTTGCCGATGACACCGTCGTCACCGGCGACGGGCGCACTGCCCGCCACGACAGCGCCCTTGCCCTGCGAGTCCAGCGCCCCGGCGAGGTCGGACAGTGTGCCGGCCTGAGCCGACGGGTTGGCGCCGGTCTGCGCGTCGCTGGCGACGAGTACGGCGTAGTCGGAGGGCGTGACCTGCTTGCTGACCAGCCGCAGCACGCCGAGCTGGGAGAAGCCTGCCAGCACCTGCTCACGTTCGGAGTTGCTGGGGGCATTACCCGATGTCGGCTGCATCAGTACGTCGGCGAGCAGCGAGCCGGCCAGGACGCCGGAGTCGTTGCTGCGCGGCAGCCGCAATCCCGCGGGGAGCACGCCCGGTGAGGTGACGAAGTCCCGGAGGCCGGTCGCCAGCCGCGGATCGACGTAGTCGGAGGTGAGCTGGACCTGGCCGGAGATGGTGGCGCCGCCGCTCTTGAGTGCCTGGGTGACGCCGTCGACGAGCGCGTTGCCGGCCTGCGGTGCGGCGACCACCAGCACGCGGGCGCCCTTGAGCCGCCCGGCGACCACGCTCGCTCCGACGCCGGTCGCGAAGTCGTCGTCGGCCTTGATCTGGCTCTGCAGCTGGCGGGTGGATTGCTGCAGCGTGTGCTTATCGGTCTTGAGTCCGTCGACCTGATGGTGCAGGTCGGTGAGGACGGCGCCGTTGAGCTGCGTCGTACCGACCACGATGCCGAGCGCCAGCGCAAGGAACACCGAGATGAGCGACACGAGGTGATAGCGGAAATCGATCACTTGAACAGGCCTTGGATCCAGAAGACGAGGCTGTCCCACTTGTCGACCAGCAGGTCGAGATAGGTGCGGCCCGCGTCGGACACCGCCAGCGCTGCACCGATCGCGACGAGCGCCGCGAGGACGAGCAGCAGCAGGGCCCGGGTGGAGATCCGGCTGCGGTAGAGGCGGCTGACGCCCTTGGCGTCGACCAGCTTGCCACCGACGCGCAGTCGGGTGAGGAACGTCGAGGCCATGCCGCCGCGGCCCTTGTCGAGGAACTCGACGAGCGTGGCGTGGGTGCCGACGGCGACGATCAGCGCGGCGCCCTTCTCGTCGGCGAGGAGCAGGGCGACGTCCTCGCTGGTGCCCGCGGCCGGGAAGGTGACGGCCTCCACGCCGAGATCCTGCACGCGCGAAAGACCTGGCGCCCGGCCGTCGGGATAGGCGTGCACCACGACTTCGGCGCCGCAGCGGAGGACGTCGTCGCTGACCGAGTCCATGTCGCCGACGATGAGGTCGGGCGTGTAGCCCGCGTCGCGCAGCGCATCCGCCCCACCGTCGACCCCGACCAGCAGCGGACGGTATTCCCGGATGTAGGGCCGGAGCGCGGCGAGGTCTTCCTTGTAGTCGTAGCCGCGGACGACGACCAGGGCATGCCGTCCCTCGAACTTCGTGCGAATCTCCGGTACGCCGACCCCGTCGAGAAGCAGCGCCCGCTCGCGCTTCATGTACTCCATCGTGTTGGCGGCGAACGCCTCGAGCTGTGTCGACAGCCCCGCCCGGGCCTCCACGAGCTGTTCGGCGATCAGCCCCTGGTCCTGCGCCGTACCGTCGGCGACGCGCTCCTCGCCGATGAAGACGGCGCCGCCGTCGACCCGCACCCGGGTGCCCTCTTTGATCGCGGCGAACACCTGGGGACCGACGCCGTCGACCAACGGAATCCCGGCGGAGACGACGATCTCCGGCCCGAGGTTGGGATAGCGCCCGGAGATGCTCGGCGAGGCGTTGACGACCGCCGCGACCTTCGCGGTCACCAGGGCGTCGGCGCTGACCCGATCGAGGTCGACGTGGTCGATGATCGCGACGTCACCAGGGTTGAGCCGGGGGGTGAGGGCCTTGGTACGCCGATCCAGGCGCGCCACCCCGACCACTCCGGGCAGACCGGGGTCGCCTCGGTTCCGGCGCAGCGTCGCAACCTTCATGGCCCTGAGTCTCCCATCGGACCCGACGACCTCCCTGGATGCCACGCCCTGGCCGCCCGGACCACGCTGTCCCCACCGGCGGCCGGTCACTAGAACGCGTCGAGCAGCTGCGGGCGCGGGCCCGCGAAGGCCGCGTCCACGGCCGCCAGGTCGGCCGGTTCACCGGTGAGCAGGCCCGCCCGGCGCAGGGCCGCCGCGCTCGCGTAGGACGAGTAGAGGGACGCCAGGGCGCGGATGTGCACACCGACCGCGCCGGTCCCGCCCGGCTCCCATTGGGCCTCCCCGTCGGCGATGACGAGCCGGTATCGGCCGGCGTTCCACGGCGCGTCGGGGTCGGTGACGTCGAGGTCGATGCTGATCGCGAGACCGTCGGGCCACCCGCGTGCGGCCATCGCCGGCCCCGCGTCGACGATCCGGGCCATCCAGCGGTCGACGTAGACCGGGGCGCCCAGCGGCAACGGAAGCGCGAAGGTCAGCAGGTCGGGGTCGAGCACCCGCATCCGAAGAGTCTTGGTGACGGTGCCCCAACTGGCGAGGTGGCGGAGCAGGGCGGCGCCGGCCGCCAGGTCGTCGCAGATGAGGTCGTGCACGACGAGCCGGCCGACCTCGCGGGTGTAGCTGGTGTAGCCGCACGCCTGCCCGTCGCGCTCGGCGATCACCACGCCGTCGAGGGTGAGCAACTCGTCGGCGGAGAACATCGGCCCGTCGCGGGTGAACAACCCGGTGCCCTGCTCACCGACCTTCTGGTAGAGGTAGACCACCGTCTCGACGTCGTCCTTGCCGGCCTCCCGGATCCGGACCGCCGGGTCCGGAACGGGCACCGCGGCGAGGGCCGCCGGGGCGAATTCGAACTCGGTCAGCGTGCCGGCGGTTTCCCAGCCGGTACGCCGGTAGAGCCCGGGCACGCTCGGGTAGAGCACCGAGATGACCTGCCCGGCGGCCCGCATGCGCGGCAGGAGTGCCCGCATGAGGTCGCTGGCGATTCCTCGGCCACGGTCGGCCGGGGCCACGGCGACGCCACCGATGCCGCCGACCGGGACGGTCCGGCCGAGGTACCACTGCCGGTAGGGCCGGATCTGCGCGGTCGCGACCAGCCGGTCGCCGTCGAAGGCGCCGAGCCGGGGAGCGACGACGTGCTCATCCTGCC is from Mycobacteriales bacterium and encodes:
- a CDS encoding lipid II flippase MurJ — translated: MSTTVQPGGRAPTPDATRQVARGIAHGALLIAVLTVCARVAGFGRQLVFARTVGPTCVGSTYQTANTVPNILYEIAAGGALASLVVPLLAAGVSAGDRARVRHTASALLTWTVLLLAPLALAVAIFARPVVGLLLGGTTCAGAVDLGARMLVVFAPQIVLYGVGIVLAGVLQAHERFAGPALAPLLSSLVVIGAYLTYRLEAGFSSSIAGLGRGAELTLSIGTTLGVAVLSLSLLVPLRRTGLRLVPTLRFPPGAARRARQLAAAGVAALIAQQVSVAIALRLANERTAGGTVVVYALAQTVFLVPWAVLAVPLATAAFPRLSTAAQDGDAAGYRRTTGQVTRAVVAVSVVAMAMLIAAAWPVARLLVEGVGRHADVGALAQGIVAFAPGLVGYGLLALLSRALYARHDARVPAACTVAGWLVVVVADVVLSDLLPTGDRVLALALGNTIGMTVAALLLAAGVLRRAGAGTLAGLPRTAGVALVAAAAGGTVGRLVADALPGSGAGAAVGQSAAVMTVTLLVAGGVFAVLARDDVRMVLRYRRAGG
- a CDS encoding copper transporter; protein product: MIDFRYHLVSLISVFLALALGIVVGTTQLNGAVLTDLHHQVDGLKTDKHTLQQSTRQLQSQIKADDDFATGVGASVVAGRLKGARVLVVAAPQAGNALVDGVTQALKSGGATISGQVQLTSDYVDPRLATGLRDFVTSPGVLPAGLRLPRSNDSGVLAGSLLADVLMQPTSGNAPSNSEREQVLAGFSQLGVLRLVSKQVTPSDYAVLVASDAQTGANPSAQAGTLSDLAGALDSQGKGAVVAGSAPVAGDDGVIGNIRQDKAISAKVSTVDDADRASGQVITVLALADQSKGKTGQYGIAGNAESTFPSNGQ
- the steA gene encoding putative cytokinetic ring protein SteA gives rise to the protein MKVATLRRNRGDPGLPGVVGVARLDRRTKALTPRLNPGDVAIIDHVDLDRVSADALVTAKVAAVVNASPSISGRYPNLGPEIVVSAGIPLVDGVGPQVFAAIKEGTRVRVDGGAVFIGEERVADGTAQDQGLIAEQLVEARAGLSTQLEAFAANTMEYMKRERALLLDGVGVPEIRTKFEGRHALVVVRGYDYKEDLAALRPYIREYRPLLVGVDGGADALRDAGYTPDLIVGDMDSVSDDVLRCGAEVVVHAYPDGRAPGLSRVQDLGVEAVTFPAAGTSEDVALLLADEKGAALIVAVGTHATLVEFLDKGRGGMASTFLTRLRVGGKLVDAKGVSRLYRSRISTRALLLLVLAALVAIGAALAVSDAGRTYLDLLVDKWDSLVFWIQGLFK
- a CDS encoding GNAT family N-acetyltransferase; translated protein: MTEVRELTNDQLEVAGRLTALAFGSAADVTPERLRRWQDEHVVAPRLGAFDGDRLVATAQIRPYRQWYLGRTVPVGGIGGVAVAPADRGRGIASDLMRALLPRMRAAGQVISVLYPSVPGLYRRTGWETAGTLTEFEFAPAALAAVPVPDPAVRIREAGKDDVETVVYLYQKVGEQGTGLFTRDGPMFSADELLTLDGVVIAERDGQACGYTSYTREVGRLVVHDLICDDLAAGAALLRHLASWGTVTKTLRMRVLDPDLLTFALPLPLGAPVYVDRWMARIVDAGPAMAARGWPDGLAISIDLDVTDPDAPWNAGRYRLVIADGEAQWEPGGTGAVGVHIRALASLYSSYASAAALRRAGLLTGEPADLAAVDAAFAGPRPQLLDAF